The genomic window AACGTTTCTCGTGGTGGCTCACAGTTTCGCTCACGGGATGTCTTTCCTCCAGCTGCGGCCGCGGTGATGAACGAAGATTTTAGCCTTCTGGGAGATAGTCTTAAGAGTGAGCAAATCCCAGATGTTCCACCAGATCGAATTGCCTGGATTGATGGCTACGGCAACATCAAAACAACTATTGGAGCGCATACACTTAATTTGGAGCCTCAAACCAAGATCGTGATCCGGATTGGAGATGTGGTCAGTGATGCAGTGTATTCTGATGGCAGCTTCAAGGTGTCTGAAGGAACTTTGGCCTTTGCTCCTGGTAGTTCCGGTTGGTCAAGAGGCGATTTTGGAGAACCATTGCGCTTCCTAGAGCTATTTCTGCGAGGTGGAAGTGCTTGGGAGCGCTTTGGCCGTCCCCGTGTAAATCAGCAGGTAACTCGAATTGCCTAAAATCGGGTAGTTGGCTTCTGTTACCGTGGCTAAGGGAACTCCAAAAATTAA from Nostoc sp. UHCC 0926 includes these protein-coding regions:
- a CDS encoding SAM hydrolase/SAM-dependent halogenase family protein, encoding MFICVIADYGTGDPAFTEVTQRLLMAFPHAQIHLLSVPAFSTLATGFWIAQLGLNPGPSDRLIYHNCAPRQDDPEARRDNEGEGLTYALLSNGVKVVGVNAGYTLSFIKEHTKELRVVNVSRGGSQFRSRDVFPPAAAAVMNEDFSLLGDSLKSEQIPDVPPDRIAWIDGYGNIKTTIGAHTLNLEPQTKIVIRIGDVVSDAVYSDGSFKVSEGTLAFAPGSSGWSRGDFGEPLRFLELFLRGGSAWERFGRPRVNQQVTRIA